A window of Polaromonas hydrogenivorans contains these coding sequences:
- a CDS encoding potassium channel family protein, which yields MPLKKHPKKMHIARRGVIYSLILCGVILLLGGVGFWLLDPGVHTIADGLWLAFTTAATVGYGDMVPSTHASRMFAVIVVLLGLAVLSLATASLAAIFVEKDVEEGEELQIEHQLMREIRHLREEVQSLRLEIQREKSGQP from the coding sequence ATGCCGCTCAAAAAACACCCAAAGAAAATGCACATCGCCCGCCGGGGCGTTATCTATTCGCTGATTCTGTGCGGCGTGATCCTGCTGCTGGGCGGCGTCGGCTTCTGGCTGCTCGATCCGGGTGTGCATACCATCGCCGATGGCCTGTGGCTGGCCTTCACCACGGCGGCCACCGTGGGTTATGGCGACATGGTTCCCAGCACCCATGCGTCGCGCATGTTTGCCGTCATCGTGGTGCTGCTGGGCCTGGCCGTGCTGTCGCTGGCTACGGCCTCGCTGGCGGCGATATTCGTCGAGAAGGATGTCGAGGAAGGCGAAGAGCTGCAAATCGAGCACCAGCTGATGCGCGAGATCAGGCACCTGCGCGAGGAAGTGCAGTCGCTGCGGCTTGAAATCCAGCGCGAAAAATCCGGCCAGCCCTGA